One part of the Clostridium thermosuccinogenes genome encodes these proteins:
- a CDS encoding ParB/RepB/Spo0J family partition protein: MAKRALGKGLDALISNEKTEDSGIKELKINEIEPNINQPRKRFDDEKLQQLAESIKQHGIVQPIIVSNEDNTYRIVAGERRWRAARLAGITTVPVIIKNVSKREEMELALIENLQREDLNPIEEAEAYEKLIREHGITQEELSGIIGKSRPAITNSLRLLSLDEKVKGYLINEEISSGHARALLAIEDKELQKKAADEVISMKLSVRETEKLVKKYLDSKKQKVRSKSKSAEHIEIEERLKEIFGTKVKLVTNNKKGKIMIEYYSNDELERIMELFYNIPKISGL, translated from the coding sequence ATGGCAAAGCGAGCATTGGGTAAAGGACTGGATGCTTTAATATCAAATGAAAAAACTGAGGACTCAGGAATAAAGGAATTAAAGATAAATGAAATCGAACCGAATATAAACCAGCCGAGAAAAAGGTTTGATGATGAGAAGCTGCAGCAGCTGGCAGAATCAATAAAACAGCATGGGATTGTACAGCCTATAATTGTTTCAAATGAAGACAATACATACAGAATCGTGGCAGGGGAGAGAAGATGGCGAGCTGCCAGGTTGGCTGGTATTACTACTGTTCCTGTAATAATTAAGAATGTTTCCAAAAGGGAAGAAATGGAGCTGGCTCTCATAGAGAATCTTCAAAGGGAGGATTTGAACCCCATTGAAGAGGCAGAGGCTTATGAGAAATTGATCCGGGAACACGGAATTACTCAGGAGGAGCTGTCAGGTATTATTGGCAAGAGCAGACCGGCTATTACGAATTCTCTCAGACTGCTTTCCCTGGATGAGAAAGTAAAGGGTTATTTGATAAATGAAGAAATAAGCAGCGGGCATGCACGAGCCCTCCTTGCCATCGAGGATAAGGAGTTGCAAAAAAAGGCTGCTGATGAAGTAATATCTATGAAACTGAGCGTAAGAGAAACGGAGAAGCTGGTAAAAAAATATCTTGATAGTAAAAAGCAAAAGGTCAGAAGCAAAAGCAAGAGCGCAGAACATATAGAAATTGAGGAAAGATTAAAGGAAATTTTCGGAACAAAGGTCAAGTTGGTCACAAACAATAAAAAGGGAAAGATAATGATCGAATACTATTCCAATGATGAATTGGAAAGGATAATGGAATTATTTTACAACATCCCAAAAATATCGGGCCTCTAA
- a CDS encoding ParA family protein, protein MGKIIAIANQKGGVGKTTTSVNLSSCLAFKGKKVLLIDVDPQGNSTSGLGIDKKNISKSIYDVLINDVEIQDIVLDTVVENLKICPSNIQLAGAEVELVPMISRETRIKEAISGIKSNYDYIIIDCPPSLGLLTLNSLTAADTILVPIQCEYYALEGLSQLMNTVKLVQKHLNPNLEVEGVVLTMFDARTNLSIQVVEEVKKYFKNKVYRTVIPRNVRLSEAPSFGLPIILYDPKSKGAECYMELAEEVIQYSMEGKRM, encoded by the coding sequence TTGGGGAAGATTATAGCAATAGCGAACCAAAAAGGTGGGGTTGGAAAGACAACGACATCAGTGAATTTAAGTTCATGTCTGGCATTTAAAGGGAAAAAGGTCCTTTTAATAGATGTAGATCCCCAAGGAAATTCCACCAGCGGCTTGGGAATAGATAAAAAAAATATTAGCAAGTCTATATATGATGTCCTCATTAATGATGTGGAAATTCAGGATATTGTATTGGATACAGTAGTCGAAAATTTGAAGATATGTCCTTCAAATATACAGCTTGCCGGAGCAGAGGTGGAACTCGTACCGATGATATCCCGGGAGACGAGGATAAAAGAAGCAATATCCGGTATAAAGTCTAACTATGACTATATTATTATTGACTGCCCACCGTCTTTGGGACTGCTGACTTTAAACTCTTTGACAGCAGCAGATACAATTTTGGTTCCTATTCAGTGCGAATATTACGCTCTTGAAGGATTAAGCCAGCTGATGAATACTGTAAAACTGGTTCAGAAGCATCTTAATCCTAATTTAGAAGTGGAAGGTGTAGTCCTGACAATGTTTGATGCTCGGACAAACTTGTCCATCCAGGTTGTGGAGGAGGTTAAAAAGTACTTTAAAAATAAAGTATACAGGACCGTCATTCCTCGCAATGTACGATTGAGTGAAGCTCCAAGTTTTGGACTGCCGATAATTTTGTATGATCCAAAGTCGAAGGGAGCGGAATGTTACATGGAACTGGCAGAGGAAGTTATCCAATATTCTATGGAAGGGAAGAGGATGTAA
- the gyrB gene encoding DNA topoisomerase (ATP-hydrolyzing) subunit B gives MAENINANVEYNESDIQVLEGLEAVRKRPGMYIGSTSSKGLHHLVYEIVANSMDEAMAGRCDSIEIVVRKDNSIVVKDNGGGIPVGIHPKMGIPTVEVVHTVLHAGGKFGGGAYSVSGGLHGVGASVVNALSEYLEVEVSRDGHIYRQRYERGVTVTPLEIIGDTDQTGTKTTFKPDPEIFEDVVFDFDIMLSMYREMAFLNKGIKITLIDERPEEKIVKNLCYEGGIVSFVQYLNRNKEVLHENVIYIEGGKDDSSVEIAMQYNDGYTENIYSYANDIATTEGGTHMTGFKSAITKVINDYGRKYNFIKENDKNLAGEDVREGLTAIISVKLTNPQYEGQTKTKLGNSEIRNLVENVVTEKLESFLEENPSVARIILEKCLTASRAREAARKARELTRRKSVLESASLPGKLADCSEKDPSICEIFIVEGDSAGGSAKQGRDRRIQAILPLWGKMMNVEKSRMDKVYKNEKLTPVIMALGTSIGDDFDISKLRYNKVIIMADADVDGSHIRTLLLTFFFRYMRPLVEKGHIYIAQPPLFKIAKGKEELYAFDEKEVSKIIQEKGWKKEDVNIQRFKGLGEMNPEQLWETTMNPATRMMKKVEMEDAVAADEIFTILMGDKVDPRKEFIHNYARTVTDLDV, from the coding sequence ATGGCAGAAAATATAAATGCAAATGTTGAATATAATGAAAGTGATATACAGGTGTTAGAAGGCCTGGAAGCGGTCAGGAAAAGGCCTGGAATGTATATAGGAAGCACATCTTCAAAAGGATTGCACCACCTGGTATACGAAATTGTTGCAAACAGTATGGATGAAGCCATGGCAGGTCGCTGTGACAGCATTGAAATTGTTGTAAGAAAGGACAATTCCATTGTTGTCAAGGATAATGGAGGCGGAATACCGGTGGGTATACATCCTAAGATGGGCATACCCACAGTTGAGGTAGTGCATACAGTTCTTCATGCCGGAGGTAAGTTCGGAGGCGGAGCCTATAGTGTTTCCGGCGGACTCCATGGAGTTGGAGCTTCAGTAGTAAATGCTCTTTCAGAATACCTGGAAGTTGAAGTAAGCAGGGATGGCCATATATATAGACAGAGATATGAAAGAGGCGTTACGGTAACTCCCCTGGAAATAATAGGAGATACGGATCAAACAGGTACAAAGACGACATTCAAGCCTGATCCGGAAATTTTCGAAGATGTTGTCTTTGACTTTGATATTATGCTGTCCATGTACAGGGAAATGGCTTTTTTAAACAAAGGCATAAAAATAACTTTGATTGACGAGCGTCCGGAAGAAAAAATAGTAAAGAACCTGTGCTATGAAGGCGGTATAGTTTCTTTCGTTCAATATTTAAACAGGAACAAGGAAGTTTTGCATGAAAATGTGATTTATATTGAAGGCGGAAAAGATGACTCAAGTGTGGAAATCGCCATGCAGTACAACGATGGATACACTGAAAACATATACAGCTACGCAAATGATATAGCGACAACAGAAGGCGGAACGCATATGACCGGATTTAAATCCGCCATAACCAAAGTAATAAATGATTACGGAAGAAAGTACAATTTCATAAAGGAAAATGACAAGAACCTGGCAGGAGAAGACGTAAGGGAAGGCCTCACAGCGATAATAAGCGTAAAGCTTACAAATCCTCAGTACGAAGGACAAACAAAGACAAAACTTGGAAACAGTGAAATCCGAAACCTGGTGGAAAATGTGGTAACGGAGAAGCTGGAGAGTTTCCTGGAGGAAAATCCTTCAGTAGCCAGAATAATTCTTGAGAAATGCCTTACCGCTTCGAGGGCAAGGGAAGCAGCAAGAAAAGCGAGGGAATTGACAAGGCGTAAAAGTGTCTTGGAATCCGCTTCTTTACCTGGAAAATTAGCCGACTGCTCCGAAAAAGATCCTTCTATTTGCGAAATTTTTATAGTGGAGGGTGATTCGGCCGGCGGTTCCGCAAAACAGGGAAGAGACAGAAGAATTCAGGCTATACTGCCCCTGTGGGGTAAGATGATGAATGTAGAAAAGTCAAGAATGGATAAAGTTTACAAAAATGAAAAGCTTACACCGGTTATTATGGCCTTGGGTACAAGCATAGGAGACGATTTTGATATATCAAAACTTAGATATAATAAGGTCATAATAATGGCCGATGCGGATGTGGACGGCTCCCACATAAGAACGCTGCTTTTGACCTTCTTCTTCCGCTATATGAGACCCTTGGTGGAAAAAGGGCACATTTATATTGCGCAGCCGCCTCTTTTCAAGATAGCAAAGGGAAAAGAAGAGCTTTATGCCTTTGATGAAAAAGAGGTAAGCAAAATTATCCAGGAAAAGGGCTGGAAAAAGGAAGACGTTAATATTCAGAGGTTCAAAGGTCTGGGTGAAATGAATCCGGAGCAGCTTTGGGAAACAACAATGAACCCTGCAACGAGAATGATGAAAAAAGTAGAGATGGAAGATGCGGTAGCGGCGGATGAGATATTCACCATATTGATGGGAGATAAGGTGGATCCGAGAAAAGAGTTTATACACAATTACGCAAGAACAGTTACTGATCTTGATGTTTAG
- the remB gene encoding extracellular matrix regulator RemB, producing the protein MFLHIGGDVVIPIKDIIAILDIETTTISKDTKEFLKIAEEEGFIESISDDLPKSFIITESDKKSKIYLSPISSVTLHKRTNFVSDISGI; encoded by the coding sequence ATGTTTTTGCATATAGGAGGAGATGTGGTTATACCGATAAAAGATATAATAGCCATATTGGATATTGAAACCACCACTATATCAAAAGACACGAAGGAATTTTTAAAAATTGCCGAGGAAGAAGGATTTATAGAGAGTATTTCCGATGATTTGCCGAAATCATTTATAATAACGGAATCAGATAAAAAGAGCAAGATATACCTTTCGCCAATTTCGTCCGTAACTCTGCACAAACGTACTAATTTTGTCAGCGATATTTCCGGTATATGA